The following proteins are encoded in a genomic region of Rattus rattus isolate New Zealand chromosome 2, Rrattus_CSIRO_v1, whole genome shotgun sequence:
- the LOC116894046 gene encoding olfactory receptor 52M1-like, which produces MLISNNACSVPSSFWLTGIPGLQSLHMWLSIPFSSMYLVAVVGNITILAVVKTERSLHQPMYFFLCMLAVIDLVLSTSTMPKLLAIFWFGACRIGLDACLIQMFFVHCFATVESGIFLAMAFDRYVAICDPLHHTSVLTHAVVGRLGLAALLRGVFYIGPLPLLIRLRLPLYRTHVIAHSYCEHMAVVTLACGDTRANNLYGMGIGFLVLILDSVAITASYVMIFRAVLGLSTSDARFKTLGTCGSHICAILVFYIPIAVSSLTHRFGRHVPSHIHILLANFYLLIPPILNPIVYAVRTKQIRERLLHIIKSGAQHRDM; this is translated from the coding sequence ATGCTCATTTCTAACAATGCCTGCTCAGTACCCAGCTCTTTCTGGCTCACCGGCATCCCAGGACTGCAGTCTCTGCACATGTGGCTCTCCATCCCCTTTAGCTCCATGTACCTGGTGGCTGTGGTGGGGAACATCACCATCTTGGCAGTGGTTAAGACAGAGCGCAGCCTGCACCagcccatgtatttcttcctgtgtatGTTGGCTGTTATTGACTTGGTCCTATCAACTTCCACAATGCCCAAACTATTGGCCATCTTCTGGTTTGGTGCCTGCAGAATTGGTCTAGATGCTTGCTTGATTCAGATGTTCTTTGTCCACTGCTTTGCTACCGTTGAGTCGGGCATCTTTCTTGCCATGGCTtttgaccgctatgtggccatctgtgaCCCACTACACCATACATCAGTACTTACCCATGCAGTGGTGGGACGCTTGGGGCTGGCTGCACTGCTCCGAGGAGTGTTTTACATTGGACCTCTTCCACTCCTCATTCGCCTGAGGCTGCCCCTTTATCGGACCCACGTCATTGCCCACTCATACTGCGAGCACATGGCTGTGGTCACTTTGGCATGTGGTGACACAAGAGCCAATAATTTATATGGAATGGGGATTGGCTTCCTGGTATTAATCCTCGACTCCGTAGCTATAACTGCATCTTACGTGATGATTTTCAGGGCTGTGTTGGGATTGTCCACCTCTGATGCCAGGTTTAAAACTTTAGGGACATGCGGCTCTCACATCTGTGCCATCCTTGTCTTCTATATTCCTATTGCTGTTTCGTCTCTCACCCATCGCTTTGGCCGCCATGTGCCTTCCCATATCCATATTCTTTTGGCCAACTTTTATCTcctcatcccacccatcctcaaCCCAATTGTCTATGCTGTGCGTACCAAACAGATCCGAGAGAGACTTTTACATATTATTAAGTCCGGAGCTCAACACAGGGACATGTAA
- the LOC116894047 gene encoding olfactory receptor 52M1 gives MPTFHNACSVPSSLWLTGIPGLESLHMWLSIPFGSMYLVAVVGNITILAVVRVERSLHQPMYFFLCMLAVIDLVLSTSTMPKLLAIFWFGAGSIGLDACLCQMFLIHCFATVESGIFLAMAFDRYVAICNPLRHSMVLTQTVVGRLGLAALLRGVLYIGPLPLMIRLRLPLYKTQVISHSYCEHMAVVALTCGDSRVNNVYGLSIGFLVLILDSVAIAASYVMIFRAVMGLTTPEARLKTLGTCGSHICAILIFYVPIAVSSLIHRFGHQVPPPIHTLLANFYLLIPPILNPIVYAVRTKQIRDRLLQILKTGTKIR, from the coding sequence atGCCTACTTTTCATAATGCCTGCTCAGTACCCAGCTCTTTGTGGCTCACCGGCATCCCAGGACTGGAGTCCCTGCACATGTGGCTCTCCATCCCCTTTGGCTCCATGTACCTGGTGGCTGTGGTGGGGAACATCACCATCCTAGCTGTGGTAAGGGTAGAGCGCAGCCTGCACCAGCCCATGTACTTCTTTCTGTGCATGCTGGCTGTCATTGACCTGGTTCTGTCAACTTCTACTATGCCCAAACTTCTGGCGATTTTCTGGTTTGGTGCTGGCAGCATTGGCCTGGATGCCTGCTTATGTCAAATGTTTCTTATCCATTGCTTTGCTACTGTTGAGTCAGGCATCTTTCTTGCCATGGCTTTTGACCGCTATGTAGCCATCTGCAATCCATTACGTCATAGCATGGTGCTCACCCAGACAGTGGTGGGTCGTTTGGGGCTGGCTGCCTTGCTCCGAGGAGTTCTTTACATTGGACCCCTACCACTTATGATCCGCCTGAGGTTGCCTCTTTACAAAACCCAAGTCATCTCCCATTCCTACTGTGAGCACATGGCCGTGGTTGCCTTGACCTGTGGTGACAGCAGAGTTAACAATGTCTATGGGTTGAGCATTGGCTTTCTGGTGTTGATCCTGGATTCAGTGGCCATTGCTGCTTCCTACGTGATGATTTTTAGGGCTGTGATGGGGTTGACCACTCCCGAGGCCAGGCTTAAAACCCTGGGGACCTGTGGGTCTCATATCTGTGCCATTCTGATTTTCTATGTTCCCATTGCTGTTTCTTCTCTTATTCACCGGTTTGGCCACCAGGTGCCTCCTCCAATCCACACTTTGCTGGCCAACTTCTATCTTCTCATCCCCCCTATCCTCAATCCCATTGTCTATGCTGTTCGCACCAAGCAGATCCGGGACAGGCTTCTTCAGATCCTAAAGACAGGAACCAAGATCAGATGA